Below is a window of Impatiens glandulifera chromosome 2, dImpGla2.1, whole genome shotgun sequence DNA.
GGATAATGTATGAAAATTCAGCGCTGATCTGATGGTCCTGGAGTGCGCTGTAACTAATTTCCTTAGTTCGGCCACATAAGATCACcctttcttattaaatatttaagagtttatttgaaattgatttttctctcACTCTTTTGgcttaattttgatctttttaaatacacaaatattaaaataaatatggcaaatattttaccatttattttttttatttttatttctatatttttagagttaaataaataattattttagatgaaatagatacaacaattcattctaaattatttaattttgtcccttaatttttctaaaattatttaattttgtcccttaatttttctaaaattatttttagataaatgagtacaatatttatctcaaataattttatttttaccttaattaattaagatttaattatcaccATAATTCAcctatttaattgttttaattggatTTTGGCTATGAGGTTAactattttgacattatttattcaagaataagtcaaaataattatttttatattaaaaattataatatatattttagtgatTACAATAATCATCAACATGTATAAAACATATgttaaagatatttttaatgtttccaatggatcaaatcaaaataattttatatttctttctaaCTTAATGAATGATtctatttgattaatttgtcaggtaagaaattattttattttaaatttttttctgaataattttttttataattaaaaatatgattattagcTACAAATCTATTATCATCATTGtattttttggtttaaaaatatttgtgctcataatctatttgaaaataaaacaaaaaacaaaaaacattaatcataattataatacttcgtttcttcaacaacttttatttcttttttttcttctttactcttttaaattattctttgaACATCTTGCAACCATCCATAATTTCTTGATCATAGTCTGTGGTGTTTTGAATCGAATCGTTTGATGATTCACCTCATTGTTGAAGTTAGGCCTTGATTGTATTTGACTCTATACCATGTTAATCTTAGTATGAAAGATTAAATCTAGAATAAGATGAACAAATTACAAGCATGATCAAGAGAAAAATCCTAGAAGGAagatattgtattattatattgttgGGAATTAACTAGAGATGACAACGGGTACCTTATTAGTCGGGTAGTAAAGTACCTATCTCTGAACTCGATTTATATTGTACTACCCAACCTCaaacccgacgggtatctctactTCTATCATCATCTCTaattcgtcgggtacccgatgcccgacgggtaccccattacccgattaaaaaaactaattataacattataaaaattgaagaaaaaaaagcatacttataataaataactttaaaattagtaatatcaaaatattaaaaattaaaataaatattacttaaGTACATAATGGTAGATcttgaaaaagataaattagagtaaaaaaataaatgaaaattgaataaaagttaaaagatTGAATATGAATAAtgatgagaaaaaataatattttgttattaaagtAAAGTTGAATATCATATTTATGgagacaaatatttttttgaaaataaaaaaaataaaataaaataaagtggagtgtatttatgatgatatttgtaatgataaattatttgaaaagtcaCATTAAGTTTAATGGAAAAAAATAGTTTTCatactaatataatcaagtatCGTGCGTGAGTTTCGCACCCTCCCCATCTCAATCCCTTACCCGACCGGATACATTCTCCCCTCCTTATGTCCGATCTCAAATTCGATTTAAAATACTCGAACCCAACTTTCGACACTCACAGTTCATACATATAGGTAGTCATCCCTATAATTAATAGTTATAAGTAAAATGAAAAGTACTACTTCCATATGAATTAGtccttattatttatatatatttaaatagaaaacaaaacTTAGTAACTAAAATAGTATCATATTTGAAACACTTGGAATggaatagataaaaaaaaggttagttctctattttttaattaaataattataatttttggatAACTACTTTATGTATAATTTAGGTGGTTCTTATAATACGTCAATCAATGACCTATCAATCATTTATACATTATTCATTAGacactacttttttttttttaataaaaagagtcAATCATTCaccattatattattcattaactaataataaatgaCAAACGGTGGATAATTAGTCTTCTAaacctattttttaaatatataattcattagtCCTTAATTTTGTAATACAACGGACAAACCATTcaccattatatattatttattaattagtaataaatgacaAATTGTGAAACTTTAGTCTTCTTCCTCTACTCTTTTAATATATTCTTAACATAGAAGATCCCTAGATCGGAAAATCTCAAGATAGCCATGAATTTGACTCCATTTTCTTCCCGGAAtaccttctttcttcttcttcttcacctcCTTCTCCGATCGATAATCGCCGCCGGCGACTCACAACATGCTATCGCCGTCAACTGTGGTTCCCTTCACAACTCCACAGCAATTGACGGCAGACAATGGGTTGGACAAACAGATTCTGCTGGATCCATCATTTCTTTTGAAGGACCTGGAAGTAAATCAGTGATCACTTCCTTCGATGACCACCGATCACAAACTCTCGATCCCATTCCCTACATGACAGCTCGAGCTTCTAGCTCATCCTTCACCTACACCTTCCCTTcctgttggaatttttagggttacttgaataataaataattatgcatatgtcatatttaatataagccaaaataatgtgatctaatgtgaaattaagtttatggcttatgggtgtatttgtcatgaatataaagtgagaatacctaagtgacatttctaattttatgaaggggctaaattagaaattgtcaaaccataataactaacttattgttggctatatgtaacggtaatggtccccattttgaagtaacgtcaattctcctttgcgtccccatcaacagtccccatcaacagagagagaaaaccattgacttactcatcaaatggaagaaccattccatataaggaaagtACAAGGAAATAATCATTCAATCCATGCAAAGTTTAAGGAAAAAGAAGATTCACAattcatgcgattaattaaggtaAGCTTCCGCcgcattcaaattttaatttctcacatattgaattaggatctaattagtataattctaacaattggtatcagagccatcctaatttaattatgtgagaagaTTTTATATCATTCGGTTTAagatatatatgcatgaatttatgataatttcaaataatatatatattgacaattttaaatcacatcaataatattattaggaataaatatattgattttgataatattattaagaatatatattttagatatgaaattttaatcggattatatatatatatatatatataatatatatatatatatatatatatatatatatatttcattaatattgatatatctttaaattaagattatagGATATATTGATGCgagatatttgaattttctcaatCCCTAGATTTAGGGATATTTAGTTTTAAGATTTATATATtctgaattaaaattaaattttatgaagtctatcataaaaatatgaaaattgatGATAGATTAAgggatatttgaatttaatacatGATTAAGATAAGATCatgaaatgaatatttgaattttttctcaTGATTTCggaatatatagataattaaatttttgataatacgTAATAATTGAgtacaaaatataaagatttatcctaaatttatggatatttagaaaatttatggatatttagattctcTCGGTCAagttatatatatgatatttagattctatcggttaaatggttaaatttatagatttatgaatatttaaattcttcaaatatttatgaactatttaataatgtttatggATAATTAGATTCTCGTTTAGATTTTCTCATTAAAGGAGGAATTATCAGTTTTATTGACGGTTGATATTggtttagattttctcgttaaaggaaaaaattctctgttttaatttagattttcttgttaaagggagaaattctctgttttaaattgaccgttttaaattgacggttgatatttgttgttaagagattaaataatatataatatatattataaatcaaaagagaattaagtaattaataatgtttaagaggttatatatatataataaaattttaattatatcctttattttaggattaaaagattaaggttaatgattattaataaattaattaataattggatttaggctaatatttaaaatttggtcaaataaatctggatgatttataatttaatttaattaatataagatattacaaatttcaaattcaagaaataAGATTTCACTTacggtataattttatttttttataataaaataaattatatgtttctttggaaaaatatatattattgatttgggttatatacaataatatgacatttaaatttaaaataatgatattatttttcattatttggattgtattgattgatacaaataatcaccaaagtgacaatatttgttgaaattaattcaagacaattttgaatggtagtattgtgtaattcatgtgattacattatttggcccaaaggctgataattaattgacagaattgcattaatacttgtgatgataaatatgtaataattataaagtcttatttatgtaaataattaatccatccaaagatagattgattatttgacatgtcttattattaatgtttgatcattacaccaaaatactattagcaattaatattactgtccaaagacttgatattaatgttgcattaactattttgagatgggataaatcattatttgaatttaattgttacttaagtttataaatgtgagcaactattttattaaatattctaagtgattaagggctataattttttattatgtcaatttaaagatagttttttttagacgagactgcaatatttttttaaggatattgagtttgaggggagaaatgattatgtctttaaaaatgatttagatcaataattcctatttgggaatatttgatttatatctcaagtgtttttttgacatttataaggattttattgatattgaggataatgttcaaaaatcaagagtaacaagacaatatgatcaaactcattaagtacaaactcaacaacctcaaaatcaagtgtctttatgacaatccaatttaattgaattactctttaagaacaatttatgaTACCCGttacatattttgatatggagatTCACCATAGTAGATGTTAAGGggtttttcaatagagacattgaaaaacaatttggtgcaatgagaatactttgtgtcgagagaccaaattaatatggtttgcaaattaaagaaattcatctatagacttaaagaagcatctcgttagtgataccacaaattttacaaaataataattctctcttttggttttgaggtgaatttaattgattatttatgtATCACATGTTCAGTGGGAGTAAATgtctatttatggttttattatgggtgacattttgtttgtcacaaattttgctTGACATTTAGTAGCCAATACTTACGAGGTATTTGAAAAGAACaaagaattaaatgctcacaaatagaaagtcggaaagtcttgagatcattgagtattctgactcCGATATTACGAGATgccaaaatagtatgaaatctACTTCGGATAATATTTTTCGCTAGTTGGTTTTGTCGTTTcttgaagaagtgtcaaacaaacacttatggcgttatgacatgttactaggcatcaaattaagtgattttgacatcaagtttattttatgaaagaaatgatacaaagtggatagatttctataaaatatatatgtacaaactctatggttatgaacctcatggaaataagtttatcatctaatgtctttcatgaggatattgctcgtatgagtgtTGTAGAGATCAccgatctctaacttcagtgggagtttataattttgacatcttccaatttaattattttatagatgtttataaagttttattctgatcagaacttaagtattattcagttcattacactttgtataattatgtttaaagtatgatctcactaaagttaagtaggaccagttgaaaattgacatgaaaagatcaccttgcatggaattttcattcctcacattcatgatatgatttgtcaattaattgtattgatttatgtgatcattgttgggtttagttgtgcttaaatacaacgacgtgctctttggtcctatattgatatgtttaattgataaaattgtttatacaacatatgattgagatgacataaaacttcaggcgcattatggttaatacatttatttttgtacatacgtgacccagtgggagattgttggaatttttagggtcacttgtataataaataattgtgcatatgtcatatttaatataagccaaaataatgtgatctaatgtgaaattaagtttatggcttatgggtgtatttgtcatgaatataaagtgaggatacctaagtgacatttctaattttatgaaggggctaaattagaaattgtcaaaccataataactaacttattgttggttatatgtaacggtaatcaGGGACGGAGCCACACCCAGCTTAACCCGGGCTGTAGCCCGGAGGGATTTATTCAGTTAgtagtaaaatattatataatattaaattatatagcTATCTAATAGGCTAAATTATAGCCTATAGCCCGGAGGCCCACCACAAccaacaaattatatatattatatattatattatattatatttattttatctcactaatatattctataatatatttattaatctaaCATATAAATCTCACTAATATATTCTATTATTTAGGCataatatctaattaatataagtaatattaatcataattttttaacgGATAAGCGGCCCGCCGCTCTTTTCTAACctaatatctaattaatataagtaatattaatcataattttttaacctAATTAGATAAGCGGCCGCCAGTAATTTTTTAACCTAATCGACTAAGTAAGCGgccatcattttatattataagtttttaaGTCTAACCCTAATCCTAACCTAATCGGCCGCCATCATTTTATATTCTAAGTTTCTAAGTCTAACACTAAATCCTAACCTAATCGGTCGCCATCATTTTATATTCTAAGTTTCTAAGTCTAACCCTAAATCCCACTATCCCAGCCGTCATTTTCTAATCCAGCTCCGGTCATTTTCTATTTCTTCAAGTTTGCAAGTTCGTAACAACAAATCAAAAGGCATCTTTTGAGGTAATGCTGTTacttattaaatttagttatttgtttaatttattcttattcttattgtttATCTTTAATCTTTACTACTTTACTTATTCAACCTAACTAAAACAATATGTCCCTAACAATAATAGACAcgatcatattttaaaatttgaattctttcTTATTATTCATTAGGTCAAAACGGAGGAGTGCATTCTATCggtttatattgaaatttattcaacaatttttaatgtcaaattcagagagaaagagaaaaggtaatattttatctttttttaagcCAAAAATTGATAATCCTTCATTATCTGAGTCAATCGAATCAAGTATAGTAATTTCTGATGAGAATTTAGAATCTCCTTCTAAATCTCAAAGAGTTGAGTTTGATGAAACTACTCTTGAACGAGATCCTGGATTGCGTATTTCTATGTGGCGACATCCTATAAATCATCACGATGAAATTAGACGAACTTACATTAAAATGGGACCATATCAACCTATGTTGTCGGAGTATCCGAGATCTGAATTTGGAAAACAACAACGTCGATTTCAATACTCTTGGTTTAAAAAGTTCCCATGGTTGGAGTACTCTCCTTCGAAGGATGCTGTATTTTGTTTTCCATGTTATCTCTTTGAATCAGGTAAATCCCAGCAATCTGCATTTACAGTTGAAGGTTTCAAAAGTTGGAAACATGTTAATGATGGAGGTAAGTGTGCCTTTTTGTCTCACGAGGGTGGTTCTAACTCAGTGCACAATACATCTTCAAatttggttgttgatttgatGAATGTAACTCGACATATAGATAAAGTTATGAATCGAGAATCTTCTGAACAAATTCAAAAGAATCGATTAAGGCTTACAGCAACAATTGAGAGTGTTCGTTGGCTAAGTTTGCAAGCATGTGCGTTAAGAGGTCATGATGAATCTTTAGATTCCCAAAATCGAGGTAATTTTATTGAGATGTTAAAGCTCTTGGGAAAATGGAATGATAGTATTGCTAATGTTATCTTAGAGAAAGCTCCAGGAAATGCAAAATATACGTCACCCGAAGTTCAAAAGGAAATCCTACATATTATTGGTAACAGGGTCAGAAATAAAATACGTGATGAAATTGGAGATTccaaattttgtattttggtGGATGAAGCGAAGGATATATCTAACAAGGAACAAATGGctataatttttagatttgtaGATGTTAATGGTGTTTTGCGGGAACGTTTTTTCCAAATTGTGCATGTTAATGATACAACAGCTGCAACACTCAAGAAAGAAATATGTAATGTCCTCACTagatataatctagaaattaataatatgcGAGGTCAGGGATATGATGGTGCTAGCAATATGAGTGGTATTTTTAATGGTTTGCAAGCTCTATTTCTTAAAGATTGCCCTTATGCGTATTATGTGCATTGCTTTGCCCATCGACTACAACTAGCATTAGTTACTGCTGCTGAAAAGGAGATCTCTATATGGCTTTTCTTTTCGAATCTAACGACTATTATCAATCTTATGACATCTTCAAAACGTAATACCGAGTTACAGTCAGCTCAAGCTAATGAAATTGCTCGTTCTATTGCTGATGGTGAACGTGAGCTTGGACGAGGAGCTAACCAGATTGGTAATTTACAACGACCAGGAACTACTCAGAAGCTCTCCCTTGATCGGAAAATCTCAAAACTACCATGAAATTGACTCCATTATCTTCCCGGAAtaccttctttcttcttcttcttcgcctCCTTCTCCGATCGATAATCGCCGCCGACGACACACAACATGCTATCGCCGTCAACTGTGGTTCCCTTTACAACTCCACAGCCATTGACGGCAGACAGTGGGTTGGAGAAACAGATTCTGCTACCATCGTTTCTTTTCAAGGATCTGGAAGTAAATCAGTGGTCCCTTCTTCCTCCGATGACCACCCATCACAATCTCTCGATCCCACTCCCTACATGACAGCTCGAGCTTCTCGCTCATCCTTCACTTACACCTTCCATGTCGGCTCCGGCTACAAGTTCATCCGCCTTCATTTCTACCCAGCTTCATACTCTGCTTTCAAAAGGTCAGCCGCCTTCTTCACCGTGAAATCAGGTCCGTATACTCTCCT
It encodes the following:
- the LOC124924255 gene encoding zinc finger MYM-type protein 1-like — translated: MGPYQPMLSEYPRSEFGKQQRRFQYSWFKKFPWLEYSPSKDAVFCFPCYLFESGKSQQSAFTVEGFKSWKHVNDGGKCAFLSHEGGSNSVHNTSSNLVVDLMNVTRHIDKVMNRESSEQIQKNRLRLTATIESVRWLSLQACALRGHDESLDSQNRGNFIEMLKLLGKWNDSIANVILEKAPGNAKYTSPEVQKEILHIIGNRVRNKIRDEIGDSKFCILVDEAKDISNKEQMAIIFRFVDVNGVLRERFFQIVHVNDTTAATLKKEICNVLTRYNLEINNMRGQGYDGASNMSGIFNGLQALFLKDCPYAYYVHCFAHRLQLALVTAAEKEISIWLFFSNLTTIINLMTSSKRNTELQSAQANEIARSIADGERELGRGANQIGNLQRPGTTQKLSLDRKISKLP